The Streptomyces sp. NBC_00454 DNA segment TCGCGCTGGTCAAGCCGTTCCACCGAAGAATCATGCCGGCTCTCATCTCCGCGCCGTTTCACTCCCGGGCCTGGGCCGAGTGAACACATCGGTACAGCCGTCAACCCACCCATGCGAAAGCTCGATATGACCCAAGCATCGAACCTGCTCACCCGTACGGAACCACCGGCCGACTTAGCTACGACGGCCGTCCTGGCACCGGGACAAGGCGCGCAGAAACCCGGCATGCTCGTGCCCTGGCTGTCCCCGGACGCAGAGGCCCAGCTCGAACGCTGGTCGCAGATATGCGGCTTGGACCTGCTCCGGCTGGGGACCACTGCCGAAGCGGGCGAACTCGTCGATACGGCGATCGCGCAACCGCTGATCGTCGCCACCGCCCTGATCGGCTTCCACCGCCTGCAGTCCACCGGAACCCTCTCGTCCGATACCGTCGTGGTCGGGCACTCGGTCGGCGAGTTGGCCGCCGCTGCCGTCGCCGGGGTGATCTCGGCCGAGGACGCCATCGCTCTCGCCGCGGTCCGCGGCAAGGCCATGGCCGTGGCCTGCGGACTGGAACCGACCGGTATGGCCGCCGTCCTGGGCGGGGATCCGGTCGAGGTGTGCGATCGGATCGTCGAACTCGGCCTGACCCCGGCCAATCGCAACGGAGCCGGGCAGATCGTCGCCGCCGGCCGATCCGCCGCCCTGAACGAACTCTCCGCCGCTCCGCCCAAGGGTGCGAGGGTCGTCGCCCTGAAGGTCGCGGGCGCCTTCCACACCCCTTTCATGAAGCCCGCGCAGGAGGCCCTCGCGGCCGCCGCCGGGAACATCGCCACCCACGATCCGATCCGGCCCCTGCTGTCGAATTCCGATGGCCGGCCGGTCCGCTCGGGCGCTGACGCGCTCGCCAGGATCGTCGCGCAACTCACCGCACCGGTGCGCTGGGACCTGTGCATGGCGGCCATGAGCGAGGCCCGGGTGTCCGTCGTGGTCGAACTTCCTCCGGCCGGTGCGCTGACCGGTCTCGTGCGACGCGAACTCCCCGATGCCGTACGCCATCCGCTGAAGACGCCGGAGAGCCTGGAC contains these protein-coding regions:
- a CDS encoding ACP S-malonyltransferase, which codes for MRKLDMTQASNLLTRTEPPADLATTAVLAPGQGAQKPGMLVPWLSPDAEAQLERWSQICGLDLLRLGTTAEAGELVDTAIAQPLIVATALIGFHRLQSTGTLSSDTVVVGHSVGELAAAAVAGVISAEDAIALAAVRGKAMAVACGLEPTGMAAVLGGDPVEVCDRIVELGLTPANRNGAGQIVAAGRSAALNELSAAPPKGARVVALKVAGAFHTPFMKPAQEALAAAAGNIATHDPIRPLLSNSDGRPVRSGADALARIVAQLTAPVRWDLCMAAMSEARVSVVVELPPAGALTGLVRRELPDAVRHPLKTPESLDALLEAGSEVAR